From a single Aquarana catesbeiana isolate 2022-GZ linkage group LG09, ASM4218655v1, whole genome shotgun sequence genomic region:
- the RNF224 gene encoding RING finger protein 224 isoform X1 — protein sequence MPLRYLILLTCLLMPSQILTMFHSNNNPECGNKAELNITGSLPYDAEAKRSSHKIDCIICFSNYNLTNRLPRRLYCGHTFCQACIRRLDSVTNEQRWIPCPQCRQNTPTPRGGVAMLDLDLAAFLAVKSEKDSPRSASKTLDTDSELKVFAKNVPISRQPTGSCQESVSEPRFPRRICCKNCLCCSCCSCV from the coding sequence ACTGACAATGTTTCACAGCAACAACAACCCTGAATGTGGCAACAAGGCGGAGCTCAACATTACCGGTAGCCTGCCATATGATGCCGAAGCAAAACGCAGTAGTCATAAGATCGACTGCATCATCTGTTTCTCCAACTACAACCTCACCAACAGGCTTCCCAGGCGGCTGTACTGTGGTCACACCTTCTGTCAGGCCTGCATCCGTCGCCTCGATTCTGTAACCAACGAGCAAAGATGGATCCCCTGCCCTCAGTGCCGCCAAAACACGCCAACACCTCGGGGTGGAGTGGCCATGCTAGACTTGGACCTAGCTGCCTTTTTAGCAGTGAAGTCTGAGAAGGACAGCCCACGGTCGGCCAGCAAGACTTTAGACACAGATTCAGAACTCAAAGTTTTTGCAAAGAACGTTCCGATCAGCAGGCAGCCCACGGGCAGCTGCCAAGAGTCTGTCTCCGAACCACGATTTCCCAGGAGGATATGCTGTAAAAATTGTCTCTGCTGTTCCTGTTGTTCTTGTGTGTAG
- the RNF224 gene encoding RING finger protein 224 isoform X2, whose translation MFHSNNNPECGNKAELNITGSLPYDAEAKRSSHKIDCIICFSNYNLTNRLPRRLYCGHTFCQACIRRLDSVTNEQRWIPCPQCRQNTPTPRGGVAMLDLDLAAFLAVKSEKDSPRSASKTLDTDSELKVFAKNVPISRQPTGSCQESVSEPRFPRRICCKNCLCCSCCSCV comes from the coding sequence ATGTTTCACAGCAACAACAACCCTGAATGTGGCAACAAGGCGGAGCTCAACATTACCGGTAGCCTGCCATATGATGCCGAAGCAAAACGCAGTAGTCATAAGATCGACTGCATCATCTGTTTCTCCAACTACAACCTCACCAACAGGCTTCCCAGGCGGCTGTACTGTGGTCACACCTTCTGTCAGGCCTGCATCCGTCGCCTCGATTCTGTAACCAACGAGCAAAGATGGATCCCCTGCCCTCAGTGCCGCCAAAACACGCCAACACCTCGGGGTGGAGTGGCCATGCTAGACTTGGACCTAGCTGCCTTTTTAGCAGTGAAGTCTGAGAAGGACAGCCCACGGTCGGCCAGCAAGACTTTAGACACAGATTCAGAACTCAAAGTTTTTGCAAAGAACGTTCCGATCAGCAGGCAGCCCACGGGCAGCTGCCAAGAGTCTGTCTCCGAACCACGATTTCCCAGGAGGATATGCTGTAAAAATTGTCTCTGCTGTTCCTGTTGTTCTTGTGTGTAG